The following proteins come from a genomic window of Salvia miltiorrhiza cultivar Shanhuang (shh) unplaced genomic scaffold, IMPLAD_Smil_shh fragScaff_scaffold_23_2, whole genome shotgun sequence:
- the LOC131002848 gene encoding cation/calcium exchanger 1-like: protein MDFFRNKALSLSISFSFSLFVSLYIFAVSPTAQSNNSALLLFSATDDCSGVREIADYRAKCAYVRSSSGCSNGYLNYLDIFYCACGDSPVLGYFLLLLWLVVLFYVLGNTTAEYFCPSVESLSRVLRLSPTIAGTTLLPLGNGANDVFSSVISFTRSGDADVGLSSVLGGAFFISCFVVGVVSIAVSSRGVRVDKASFVRDVLFFLFVLCCVIMMNIFERINFWFALCFFCIYFLYIALVSVMQFLRRKETTVRHSQVLDDFGDVEVPLLEYADEEKASVSEKSENLRESRCCRYLNLFLFALELPLSLPRRLTIPDVSEEKWSKPFAVSSATLAPVLIGALFIVQQESIDSRTSFSLLIASIVIGISLGAAALVFTKSSGPPKRWLLAWLAGCFLMSITWTYIIVQELVSLLVAFGNILGISPSILGLTVLAWGNSLGDLISNLAMALKGGADGAQVAISGCYAGPLFNTLVGLGFSLVLASFKVYPAGYAVPKDSDVYETVGFLMGGLLWALVILPKRNMQLDKSLGIGLLAIYFCFLFLRIVKGLGILQLGG from the coding sequence ATGGATTTTTTCAGAAACAaggcgctctctctctctatcagcttctctttctctctcttcgtctcCTTGTACATCTTCGCCGTTTCTCCTACTGCGCAATCGAACAACTCCGCGCTCCTCCTCTTCTCGGCCACCGATGATTGCAGCGGCGTTCGTGAAATCGCCGATTATCGAGCGAAATGCGCCTACGTGAGGTCGAGCAGCGGCTGCAGCAACGGCTACTTGAACTACCTCGACATCTTCTACTGCGCCTGCGGCGATTCCCCCGTGCTCGGGTATTTTCTGCTGCTGCTATGGCTGGTGGTGCTGTTTTACGTCCTCGGCAACACGACGGCGGAGTACTTCTGCCCCTCCGTGGAGAGCCTGTCGCGCGTGCTGAGGCTGTCCCCGACGATCGCCGGGACCACGCTTCTCCCGCTGGGGAACGGCGCCAACGACGTCTTCTCCAGCGTGATCTCCTTCACGCGCTCCGGCGACGCCGACGTCGGCCTCAGCAGCGTCCTCGGCGGCGCCTTCTTCATCTCGTGCTTCGTCGTCGGCGTCGTGAGCATCGCGGTCTCGTCGCGGGGGGTCCGGGTGGACAAGGCGAGCTTCGTGAGGGATGTGCTATTCTTCCTCTTTGTGCTCTGCTGCGTCATCATGATGAACATTTTCGAGAGGATTAATTTCTGGTTTGCGCTGTGTTTCTTCTGTATATACTTTCTCTATATTGCTCTTGTCTCCGTTATGCAATTTCTCCGGCGGAAGGAGACGACGGTCCGTCACAGTCAAGTTTTGGATGATTTTGGAGATGTGGAGGTGCCGTTGTTGGAGTATGCTGATGAGGAGAAGGCCTCTGTTTCGGAAAAATCAGAGAATCTCCGCGAATCTCGGTGTTGTCGCTACTTGAATCTATTTCTCTTTGCTCTAGAATTGCCGCTTTCGTTGCCGAGAAGGCTCACAATCCCCGACGTCAGCGAAGAGAAATGGTCGAAGCCGTTTGCCGTATCTTCAGCGACGCTAGCGCCGGTACTAATCGGAGCCCTGTTCATCGTGCAGCAAGAGAGCATCGATTCTCGGACGAGCTTCTCCCTGCTAATAGCATCCATCGTCATCGGAATATCCCTTGGCGCGGCGGCGCTCGTCTTCACGAAGAGCTCCGGCCCGCCGAAGAGGTGGCTGCTggcgtggctcgccggatgcttCCTGATGAGCATAACTTGGACGTACATTATAGTGCAGGAGTTGGTGTCGTTGCTGGTCGCATTCGGCAACATTTTAGGCATAAGCCCGTCGATCCTAGGGCTGACTGTCCTAGCGTGGGGGAACTCGCTAGGCGACTTGATTTCGAATTTGGCGATGGCGTTGAAGGGCGGGGCGGACGGCGCGCAGGTGGCGATATCCGGCTGCTACGCGGGGCCGCTCTTCAACACGCTGGTGGGGCTGGGATTCTCTCTCGTGTTGGCGTCGTTTAAGGTTTATCCGGCGGGATATGCTGTCCCCAAAGATTCGGATGTGTATGAAACCGTGGGGTTCTTGATGGGAGGCCTGCTTTGGGCGCTTGTTATATTGCCTAAGCGAAATATGCAGCTTGACAAATCTCTGGGGATTGGTTTGTTAGCGATTTACTTCTGTTTTCTGTTTTTAAGGATTGTCAAGGGTTTAGGCATACTCCAACTCGGAGGTTAA
- the LOC131002855 gene encoding uncharacterized protein LOC131002855, whose translation MDCALRIAPSSPKIPLFHHRLHNHSTVLHTIGYGINRNDAVLLTSSSFGSPARVVRCAAGDVRRISSLESLFCYDKPIPEEIIEKPVGLALTEKNVGVNPRCSSCLAKGAILCATCSGSGLYVDSILESQGIIVKVRCLGCGGTGNTMCSECGGRGHL comes from the exons ATGGACTGTGCTCTGAGAATTGCACCTTCTTCGCCCAAGATTCCCCTTTTCCATCATCGTTTGCACAATCATTCGACGGTTCTTCACACGATAGGTTATGGAATTAACCGCAACGACGCCGTCTTGCTCACTTCTTCATCGTTTGGTTCTCCCGCTAGG GTTGTTCGCTGCGCTGCTGGGGATGTGAGGCGAATAAGTAGTCTTGAATCTCTTTTCTGTTATGATAAACCTATTCCTGAGGAAATAATTGAGAAACCTGTTGGACTTGCCTTGACTGAGAAGAATGTTGGAGTAAATCCTCGATGCTCTAGTTGTCTGGCTAAAGGAGCGATACTTTGTGCAACTTGTTCGGGGTCAGGCTTATATGTGGACTCTATCTTGGAGAGTCAAGGAATCATTGTAAAAGTTCGATGTTTAG GTTGTGGGGGAACAGGGAATACCATGTGTTCAGAATGTGGTGGCCGGGGTCATCTTTGA
- the LOC131002854 gene encoding protein PNS1-like codes for MRREGNFLGKLFRHLFYIHLLLITILVIFLTVCGVLTAARNRHFHPEKWYILVLSSTACAGVLGFSWQALTGFNPSRTLKATFWLSPLLTCAFGILLVSIGTPGSLAASVIALIFSILQSLYACWVNPRFEHSSRILKASIAYNPLKVKTSVVLSIIASTLYSCILMAGIGGAAATRTMVDTLFIILILGSLTWTTQIIKNMMQVTVAHIKYMQFTCGIEVDFKAVVKTAAKYSMGNICFGSILIPVLTVIRGSARAVSLVSGDVDEFMFSCANCCSGVASRIVAYGNRWALVHVGVYNKGIVQASMDTWEMFKRAGMEKLIDSDLTSSFCFLSGVAAGSVCALLGGTWALVIHKNYATEVCIYAFLTGYLTNRVAMAWVQASIMAYYVAYAENPQSQQFGTAIPAYMQELQRSQV; via the exons ATGAGGAGGGAGGGGAACTTCCTCGGCAAGCTTTTCCGGCACCTTTTCTACATTCACTTGCTTCTAATCACTATCCTAGTGATATTCCTCACGGTGTGTGGCGTGCTAACAGCTGCCCGCAACCGTCATTTCCATCCTGAGAAGTGGTACATACTAGTCCTCTCTTCAACAGCTTGCGCCGGAGTCTTAGGATTCTCATGGCAAGCATTGACAGGTTTCAACCCTTCAAGAACTCTCAAGGCTACATTCTGGCTAAGCCCTCTTCTTACATGCGCGTTTGGGATTCTACTCGTCTCTATAGGCACTCCAGGGAGTCTAGCAGCATCAGTAATTGCACTAATTTTCTCCATATTGCAATCCTTGTATGCATGCTGGGTTAATCCTAGGTTTGAGCATTCTAGCAGAATACTAAAAGCATCTATTGCATATAATCCCCTTAAAGTCAAGACTAGTGTAGTTCTATCAATCATTGCCAGCACTCTCTACTCATGTATCTTGATGGCCGGCATTGGAGGAGCCGCTGCGACCAGAACCATGGTCGACACCCTATTCATTATCCTGATCCTAGGAAGCTTGACATGGACCACACAAATCATCAAGAATATGATGCAAGTCACAGTAGCACACATCAAATACATGCAATTCACATGTGGAATAGAAGTTGATTTCAAGGCAGTAGTGAAAACTGCAGCTAAATATTCAATGGGGAATATTTGCTTCGGCTCAATTCTCATACCAGTTCTTACTGTTATTCGTGGTTCAGCTCGAGCAGTGAGTTTGGTTTCAGGGGATGTTGATGAGTTCATGTTCTCATGTGCAAACTGCTGTTCCGGAGTTGCATCAAGGATTGTGGCATATGGAAACAGATGGGCTCTTGTGCATGTAGGGGTATACAACAAAGGGATTGTGCAGGCATCGATGGATACATGGGAAATGTTTAAAAGAGCTGGGATGGAAAAGTTGATCGATTCTGACCTGACTAGTTCGTTCTGCTTCCTATCTGGGGTGGCGGCAGGATCCGTCTGTGCACTACTGGGAGGTACTTGGGCACTTGTTATTCACAAGAACTATGCAACAGAAGTGTGCATCTACGCCTTCTTGACTGGATATCTCACA AATAGGGTGGCCATGGCATGGGTACAAGCCAGCATAATGGCGTATTACGTAGCATATGCAGAGAATCCCCAAAGCCAGCAATTTGGCACTGCCATCCCAGCTTATATGCAGGAGCTACAAAGATCACAAGTGTAA
- the LOC131002863 gene encoding beta-glucuronosyltransferase GlcAT14A-like produces the protein MDMKLFTLSFILTSLLYLSVLYIPTMTRIPKAATTFILPQHHNPYNATFAYLISASSGDTMKLKRLMLALYHPANHYLIHLDASAPADDHREIARFVSTNDVFAQVGNVWIVKNPNLVTYRGPTMLATTLHAMAMLLRTAKWDWFINLSASDYPLITQDDLIHAFSDLPKDLNFVQHTSHLGWKLNKRGKPIIIDPGLYSANKSEIWWVIKQRSLPTAFTLYTGSAWTVLSRSFAEYCIAGWDNLPRSLLLYYTNFVSSPEGYFQTLLCNSEEFKNTTLNHDLHYITWDIPPKQHPRSLGLKDYRKMILSNRPFARKFKKNDPVLNKIDRDLLKRGSRQFAHGGWCFQGGPECSKLQGENYGVLRPGTGSRRLRILLNNLVSAQNFRRKLCR, from the exons ATGGACATGAAGCTCTTCACCTTATCTTTCATCCTAACCTCTCTCCTCTACCTGTCTGTCCTCTACATCCCCACAATGACGAGAATCCCCAAAGCAGCAACCACCTTCATCCTCCCACAACATCACAACCCCTACAACGCCACCTTCGCCTACCTCATCTCCGCCTCCTCCGGCGACACCATGAAGCTCAAGCGCCTCATGCTCGCCCTCTACCACCCGGCCAACCACTACCTCATCCACCTCGACGCCTCCGCCCCCGCCGACGACCACCGCGAGATCGCCCGCTTCGTCTCCACCAATGACGTCTTTGCCCAAGTTGGGAATGTGTGGATCGTCAAGAACCCCAATTTGGTCACTTACAGAGGCCCCACCATGCTCGCTACAACCCTCCACGCCATGGCCATGCTGCTCAGAACTGCAAAATGGGATTGGTTTATCAATCTCAGTGCCTCTGATTACCCTTTGATCACTCAAGATG ATCTGATTCATGCCTTCTCAGACTTACCTAAAGATCTCAACTTTGTTCAGCACACTAGCCACTTGGGTTGGAAATT GAATAAAAGAGGGAAGCCAATTATAATAGACCCGGGTTTGTACAGTGCAAATAAATCTGAGATCTGGTGGGTGATTAAACAAAGAAGTTTGCCCACTGCTTTCACACTTTATACTG GATCAGCATGGACAGTCCTATCAAGATCCTTTGCAGAATACTGCATAGCAGGGTGGGACAACCTCCCCAGAAGCCTCCTCCTCTACTACACCAACTTCGTCTCCTCTCCCGAGGGCTACTTCCAGACTCTGCTCTGCAACTCGGAGGAATTCAAGAACACCACCCTCAACCACGACCTTCACTACATCACATGGGACATTCCTCCCAAGCAGCACCCCAGGTCACTAGGTCTCAAGGATTACAGGAAGATGATCCTCAGCAACAGACCCTTTGCGCGCAAGTTCAAGAAGAACGACCCCGTTTTAAACAAGATTGATCGCGATCTTCTCAAGAGGGGCAGCCGCCAGTTCGCGCATGGTGGCTGGTGTTTCCAAGGCGGACCCGAATGCTCCAAGCTGCAGGGGGAGAATTATGGGGTTTTGAGGCCCGGAACTGGTTCCAGGAGGTTGAGGATTCTGCTTAATAACTTGGTTTCTGCTCAGAATTTTCGTAGAAAACTTTGTAGATAA